One Streptomyces formicae genomic window, GTGCGGGCCTCGATCGGGGCGCGCAGCCCGGCGGGGACGCGGTGGCGCCGCCGTTCCTCGACGTCGGTCGCCCGGAAGTCCGGCCGGTCCATCCGCGTGTACCCCTGTCCGTATTCCGTGGCCATCGCTGTCGTCCGTTTCTGCTCGGTTGTCGTGCCTCCAGACTCGCCGCCCGCGCGGCCTCGGACCATGGAGGGCGTCGGCGTCTTCGGCCGGGGGTTTTCCCTACCTCCGGCGGGCGTCGCGCTGCGGCTCGGGGTCCGTGGCGCGGTCGCGCCAGGGCAGTTCCGCCGTGATCGTGGTCGGTCCGCCCTCGGGGGAGTCGATCACGAAGATCCCGTCGACCGCGCCGAGCCGGTCCGCGAGCCCCGCCATGCCTGTGCCCCCGTCGAGCCGCGCGCCGCCGCGCCCGTCGTCCTCCACCTGGATGAGGAGCCGGTCGTCCGCGCGCCACACCTCGACGCGCGCGGACCGCGCGCCGCTGTGCTTGCTGACGTTCTGGAGGAGCTCGGAGACCGTGAAGTACGCGATGCCCTCGATGGCGGCCGCGGGGCGCGCCGGGAGGTCGGCGGTCACCTTCACCGGCACGGTGCAGCGCCCGGCGAGGGAGGAGAGCGCGGCGTTCAGGCCGCGGTCGGTGAGGACGGCGGGGTGGATGCCGCGGGCGAGGTCGCGGAGTTCCTGGAGGGCGACCTTCACTTCGCCGTGGGCTTCGTCGACCATGCGTGCGGCGGCTTCGGGGTCCTCGGTGAGCTTCTCCTTGGCCAGGCCCAGGCCCATGGCGAGGGCGACGAGGCGGGCCTGTGCGCCGTCGTGCAGGTCGCGTTCGATGCGGCGCAGGTCGGCGGCCGCGGTGTCCACGACCACGCCGCGGTCCGACTCCAGCTCGGCGATGCGCCGCTCCAGTTCGTCGGAGGGCGAGAGCAGCCCGCGCACCATCGCCCGGTCGGCGTTGGCCAGGCCGCGTGCGATGAACGGCAGCACGGGCCAGGCCACGAAGAGCCCGGTCGCCATGACCGCGAAGGTGAGCACGCCCCAGGGCAGCCGGACGAACGAGTAGAGCATCGTGCGCCAGCCCACCGGGTCCTTCAGGCTCGCCCACAGCCGCCCGAAGAAGCCGGACGAGGCGATCGCTGGCATCGGGCTCGGCTCGTCGACCTGCACGCCGAGCAGCTTCCTCGCGCGCGCCCGCTCCGCCCTGCCGAGGACGCGGGCACCGAGCAGCCCCACCGCGAGCAGCGGAAGGCCGACGACCGTCACCGTCAGGGGGACGCCGATGGCCAGCACGGACACCGCGTAGACGAAACCGAGCATGCCGACGGGCAGATTCACCAGGAGGTGCGCGATCTCCTTCCAGGTGTGCGCGTCGTACGCGAAGCGCACGGGCGGCGGCCGGTCGTCGTGAAGTGGCGTGGTGCTAGCGGTCATACGCGC contains:
- a CDS encoding sensor histidine kinase; this encodes MTASTTPLHDDRPPPVRFAYDAHTWKEIAHLLVNLPVGMLGFVYAVSVLAIGVPLTVTVVGLPLLAVGLLGARVLGRAERARARKLLGVQVDEPSPMPAIASSGFFGRLWASLKDPVGWRTMLYSFVRLPWGVLTFAVMATGLFVAWPVLPFIARGLANADRAMVRGLLSPSDELERRIAELESDRGVVVDTAAADLRRIERDLHDGAQARLVALAMGLGLAKEKLTEDPEAAARMVDEAHGEVKVALQELRDLARGIHPAVLTDRGLNAALSSLAGRCTVPVKVTADLPARPAAAIEGIAYFTVSELLQNVSKHSGARSARVEVWRADDRLLIQVEDDGRGGARLDGGTGMAGLADRLGAVDGIFVIDSPEGGPTTITAELPWRDRATDPEPQRDARRR